A segment of the Geoglobus ahangari genome:
GGCGTTGTTGGTGGGGAGAGAATTGCCAAGCTCAACGAGCTAATCAGGATTGAAGAGATGATTGACGCCAAAATGGCTGAAATAAGGTGGTAAAGATGATAAAGGAAAAAGAGGGCATGATGAGGGAAGCAGAGGAGGGGTACGAGTACCTCGTACCTCCGGACGAGTACCTCGCGGCAGGAGTGCACATTGGAACACAGATAAAGACGGGCGACATGAAGAAGTTCATCTACAAGGTCAGGCCGGATGGACTTTATGTCCTTGACATAAGGATTCTCGACGAGAGGCTGAAGCTCGCAGGGAAGCTCCTTGCACGCTACAACCCATCAAAGATTCTTGTGGTGGCTGCGAGGCAGTACGGCCAGAAGCCCGTGACGATGTTTGCAAAGGTTACTGGGGCTGACTACGTCATAGAGCGCTTCGTCCCCGGCACGCTCACCAATCCTGCCATCAAGGAGTACAGGGAGCCAGACATTGTGGTTGTCACCGACCCTGCCATAGACTCGCAGGCAGTTGATGAGGCCACCGACATAGGTATCCCTGTGGTGGCTCTGTGCGACTCCAACAACAGCGTCGCAAACGTGGACTTCGTCATTCCTACGAACAACAAGGGAAGGAAGGCTCTGGCGCTGGTTTACTGGATTCTGGCGAGAGAGGTGCTCAAGAACCGCGGTTTTACCGAGTTTCCGTACAGCGTCGAGGACTTTGAGGCTGAAATTTAATCCTTTCACAAACAATTTTGATATTATATTTTGGGCAGGCGAAAGTGTAAATACCTGCTCGACCCTCTTTTCCATGTGAGATTTGCTCACCTCGCAGATGTTCATCTTGGCTACAGGCAGTACGGCAGTGAGGAGAGGGCTCTCGACTTCGCTCAGGCCTTCAAGAAGGCGGTGGAGTTTGCTGAAGAGCAGAACGTCGATTTCATGCTCATAGCCGGTGATCTGTTTCACAAGAAGAGCGAGATGGATCCCGTGACCCTCGCGCAGGCAACCGTGGTTCTCGAGAGGACTGGGTGTCAGGTCATTGCGGTCGAGGGGAACCACGACTCAACGTACTTCAGGGAGAGGTTCACGTGGATGGACTACCTGAGCTCTCAGGGGCTCGTGGTCAACCTGAAACCCTCTTTTGCAGGTGGAGAGATGGAGGTTGAGGAGTGGGACGGAAGGAGCGGGGCGTACATCGACGTTGGGGATGCGAGGGTGTACGGGCTGAAGTACTATGGGATGCTCACCGAGAAAATTCTCGACTCCTACCTGCCTCACGTTGTGGGCGATGGATTTACGATCTTCATGTCCCACTTCGGCGTTGAGGGCTACATGAACATCTACGGCTGCATAAACTCCGAGAGACTCCACGTCCACAGGGAGAGGATAGATTATGTTGCCCTCGGGCACATCCACAAGAAGTACGTGGAGGACGACTTCATATTCAACCCCGGAAGCTTGGAGAGCTGCGACCTCAACGAGTATCGCTTTGAGAAGGGCATTTTTCTGGTTGAATACGACGGCGAGCTGAGCTACAGGCACGTCAGCTCCTTCTACAGGCCGAGGGTTTTCAGGGTGATCGAGCTAAACTTTGAAGACTACTCGAGCCTCAGGGAGAGGCTGCTGAGGGAGAGGGGGGAGGGAAAAGAGGTGGTGCACCTCAGGATAAGCACTGACAGGAACATCGACAGGGAGAAGATTGAGGGGATCGCGAGGGAGACTCTGAATCCGCTCGTTCTGAGGGTTGAGGTTGATTACTCACGAGGAGTTCTGCAGGCCACGAACCTCTCTGTCTCATCCAGAAAGGAGATAGAGAGGAGCGTCATCTCCGCTATACTGAAGGGATTCGGGTATGAGGACATAGCCGAGGAGGTGCTCAGGCTCAAGGAGCTGTTCGTGGAAGGGAGGATTGAGGCTGTGGATGATATAGTCACGGCCATAATCTCCGAGAAGGTTGAGGAGGCAAGGGAGGAGCTTAAGAGGGAGGAAAGGGAGTTCGAAACTGCTGAAGACGGCGAAGAAGAGTGGAGGTGGTGGGAGGCGGGATGATCCACGAGGTCTACCTCGAGAACATAAAGAGCTACAGGAGGCAGAGAATAAGGCTCACGAGGGGTCTGAACGCGATCATAGGTGAAAATGGAGCCGGAAAATCCACGATTCTGGAGGCCATAGGCTTCGCCCTCTTCAACTCCCTCCCCTACAACATCTCAGAGTTCCTTCGAAGAGGTGAGGTCAGGGGAGAGGTGGCGGTAAGGCTCGAGAGCCCCCTCGACGGGAGGGTTTACAGGGTGGTCAGGAGGATAGAGAGGGACAGAACAGCCGAGTACTACGTTGAGGACGAGGAGCTCGGGAGGGTGGCTGAAGGAGTGAGGGATGTGAAAGGCTGGGTCAAGACCCACTTCAGCCTTGACGTCGAGCCAGAAGTTGTCTTCGAGAACGCGATAGGGGTGAATCAGGGCAACATCACGGCACACTTCCTCCTGAGCCCGAGCCAGAGGAAGGGGATATTCTCTCCTCTTCTCGGGATAGAGATGTACGACAGGGCATTCGAGAGGAGCAGGGAGTACGAGAGGATGCTTGAGGAGAAAATCTCCAGCCTGAGGGTGGAGCTCTCGAGACTCGAGGAGAGAAAGAGGGTGCTCGAGAGGAGGAAAGAGGAGCTTGAGAAGGCCGAGAAAAGGCTCAAAGAGCTAGGAAGAAGGCTCGAAGAGAGTGTAGAAAGGCTCACGTCTCTCCAGAAGTCCTTCGAAGAGCTCAGGAGTTTGAGGGACGAGCTGGAGAGGCTCAGGGCTGAGGTGAAGAGAGTCGAGCAGATCGTGGACATTGAGAGAGAGGAGCTGCAGAGGATTGAGAGAGATCTTAGGGAGATCCGGGAGTTCGAGAAGTCCCTTGAGAGGCTTGAGGCCCCGTACAGAAAATACCTGAGCCTCGAGAAGGAGCACGAGAGGATGAAAGCCCGTGTCAGAGAGCTTGAGGCTCAGGTGGAGAAGCTCAGGGCTTTGAGGCAGAGGATTGCCGTACTGAGGGACAGGATAGCCTCAACTGTCGAGAGTGTGAGAAAGAAGAGGGAGAGCCTCGGGGACACCGAGGAGCTCGAGAGACTGGCTGAGGAGGAACGGGCTCTGAGAAAGAGGCTGGAGAGGATAGAGGGTGCAATTGCGGAGAAGAAGGGGCTTGAGAGCGTTATTGCCGAGCTTGAGAGCAGAGTTGGGGAGATCAGGAGGGAGCTTTCCGGCCTGAGGAAGAAGAGGGGGGAGCTGGACAGGCTGGTCGAAAAGGCTCGCAGGCTTGAGAAAGTTGAGGAGAAGAGGGACGGCCTGAAGAGCATAATCTCCAAGCTCGAGCACCAGATCAGGCAGCTTGAGAGAACCGTTGAGAGGATAGGGGAGGGCAGGTGCCCCCTCATCGACGTGGACTGCGAGAGGGTCAGGGAGGAAAAGATGAGGTACGAGGAGGATCTGGAGAAGCTGAGGGAAAAGCTGAAAAGGTACCTTGAGATGCTGGGCAAGGCCGAGAAGGCTGTGAACCTGAAGAAGGAGCTGGACAAGAAGGTTTTCTCCCTCAGCAGGGAGCTCGAGAGGGAAAAAGATCTCGAAAGGGAGCTTGAGGAAAAGGTGGCGAGACTGGGGGAGCTTAGAAAGAGGGCTGAGGAGCTCGAGAACACAATTTCGGCGAGAGATGAGGTCGTGAAGGCACTCGAGAGGGTTGAGGGGAGTGAGAAGAAGCTCGAGGTTGTCAGGAGCGTTCTCAGGGAGATAGAGGAGCTCGAGAGGAGGATCGAGGAGAACAGGTCGGAGCTGAAGGCTATCGAGAAAGAAGAGGAGCAGCTGAGAGGCTCTGAGGAGGAGCACAATCGCCTGATCTCTGAGCTGAGCAGGGTGGAGGAGGAGATGAAAGCTCTCAGGGGAGACTACGAGAAATACATCGCCACGGTTGAAAGGCTGAAGGTCAGGGAGAGCCTTGAAGAGAGAAAGAGGGATGTTGAGGGAAACGTGAAAGAGAACGAGAGAAGGCTTGAGGAGCTGAGAAGGAGGATGGACGAGCTGGAAGGGAGGTTCAGCGAGGAGGACTTCAGGAGGCTCGAGAGCGAGGTGGAAAAGGCGAGGTCTGAGGTAGCCTCCATAAAGGGGGAGATGTCCGCGGTGGAGAGGGGGGTCAGGAGGCTAAGGGGCGAGGTTGAGGAGCTTGAGGCAGATGCAGAGAGGTTTGAGAGGGTTGCAGCAGAAGTCGAGGTTCTTGAGAGGAAGCTCGAGTTCGTCAGGGATTTAAGGGAGGTGTTCAAGAAAGCCGTTCCGGAGCTGGCGAGGATATATGCAGAGCTCGTCAGTGTGGAGGCTAACAGGATATTCTGCGAGATCATGGACGACTATTCCTGGCAGATCGAGTGGACGGAGGACTACGGGATAAGGGCGAGGTACATGGGGAGGGAGATCGACTTCAGGCAGATGAGCGGTGGGGAGCAGATGGTCGCAGCTCTCTCCGTCAGGCTCGCTCTCCTCAAGGCCACGTCCTCCTCTCCAGTGGTGTTCTTCGACGAGCCTACCCAGAACATGGACTCGGAGAGGAGGAGGAACTTCGCCCAGCAGATCTCGAGGATCTCGGACTTCAGGCAGATAGTCGTCATAAGCCACGACGACACGTTCGAGGAGA
Coding sequences within it:
- a CDS encoding AAA family ATPase; translation: MVGGGMIHEVYLENIKSYRRQRIRLTRGLNAIIGENGAGKSTILEAIGFALFNSLPYNISEFLRRGEVRGEVAVRLESPLDGRVYRVVRRIERDRTAEYYVEDEELGRVAEGVRDVKGWVKTHFSLDVEPEVVFENAIGVNQGNITAHFLLSPSQRKGIFSPLLGIEMYDRAFERSREYERMLEEKISSLRVELSRLEERKRVLERRKEELEKAEKRLKELGRRLEESVERLTSLQKSFEELRSLRDELERLRAEVKRVEQIVDIEREELQRIERDLREIREFEKSLERLEAPYRKYLSLEKEHERMKARVRELEAQVEKLRALRQRIAVLRDRIASTVESVRKKRESLGDTEELERLAEEERALRKRLERIEGAIAEKKGLESVIAELESRVGEIRRELSGLRKKRGELDRLVEKARRLEKVEEKRDGLKSIISKLEHQIRQLERTVERIGEGRCPLIDVDCERVREEKMRYEEDLEKLREKLKRYLEMLGKAEKAVNLKKELDKKVFSLSRELEREKDLERELEEKVARLGELRKRAEELENTISARDEVVKALERVEGSEKKLEVVRSVLREIEELERRIEENRSELKAIEKEEEQLRGSEEEHNRLISELSRVEEEMKALRGDYEKYIATVERLKVRESLEERKRDVEGNVKENERRLEELRRRMDELEGRFSEEDFRRLESEVEKARSEVASIKGEMSAVERGVRRLRGEVEELEADAERFERVAAEVEVLERKLEFVRDLREVFKKAVPELARIYAELVSVEANRIFCEIMDDYSWQIEWTEDYGIRARYMGREIDFRQMSGGEQMVAALSVRLALLKATSSSPVVFFDEPTQNMDSERRRNFAQQISRISDFRQIVVISHDDTFEEMVENAIRVRKENGVSVA
- the rpsB gene encoding 30S ribosomal protein S2, with translation MIKEKEGMMREAEEGYEYLVPPDEYLAAGVHIGTQIKTGDMKKFIYKVRPDGLYVLDIRILDERLKLAGKLLARYNPSKILVVAARQYGQKPVTMFAKVTGADYVIERFVPGTLTNPAIKEYREPDIVVVTDPAIDSQAVDEATDIGIPVVALCDSNNSVANVDFVIPTNNKGRKALALVYWILAREVLKNRGFTEFPYSVEDFEAEI
- a CDS encoding metallophosphoesterase family protein, whose product is MRFAHLADVHLGYRQYGSEERALDFAQAFKKAVEFAEEQNVDFMLIAGDLFHKKSEMDPVTLAQATVVLERTGCQVIAVEGNHDSTYFRERFTWMDYLSSQGLVVNLKPSFAGGEMEVEEWDGRSGAYIDVGDARVYGLKYYGMLTEKILDSYLPHVVGDGFTIFMSHFGVEGYMNIYGCINSERLHVHRERIDYVALGHIHKKYVEDDFIFNPGSLESCDLNEYRFEKGIFLVEYDGELSYRHVSSFYRPRVFRVIELNFEDYSSLRERLLRERGEGKEVVHLRISTDRNIDREKIEGIARETLNPLVLRVEVDYSRGVLQATNLSVSSRKEIERSVISAILKGFGYEDIAEEVLRLKELFVEGRIEAVDDIVTAIISEKVEEAREELKREEREFETAEDGEEEWRWWEAG